A genomic stretch from Herpetosiphon gulosus includes:
- a CDS encoding sigma-70 family RNA polymerase sigma factor — MSQFDLTNLWQKLAQPLRRFLQARLADHTAVEDLLQDIFLSAYLKSTQLQDSERSEAWLWQIARHKLIDHYRARRETSSLDAMLEAENNQQPPILAGFDRCVQQMLDRLPSQDRWVLQRTAFEGISQQALSNELGLSFSGTKSRVQRARQKLRVLFDQCCAVERDPADHVLGCRPHHQSIQLE; from the coding sequence ATGAGCCAGTTTGATCTGACCAACCTTTGGCAAAAGCTAGCACAACCGCTGCGGCGATTTTTGCAAGCTCGTTTGGCCGATCATACGGCGGTGGAAGATCTGCTGCAAGATATTTTCCTCAGTGCCTATCTCAAATCTACGCAATTGCAGGATTCTGAGCGCAGCGAGGCTTGGCTTTGGCAAATTGCCCGCCACAAATTGATCGATCATTATCGTGCGCGGCGCGAAACTAGCTCCCTTGATGCAATGTTGGAAGCTGAAAACAACCAACAACCGCCAATTTTAGCGGGCTTTGATCGTTGTGTGCAGCAAATGTTGGATCGTTTGCCCAGCCAAGATCGTTGGGTTTTGCAACGCACGGCATTTGAGGGTATTAGCCAACAAGCCTTGAGTAACGAGTTGGGCTTATCGTTTTCGGGCACAAAATCGCGAGTTCAACGGGCACGCCAAAAATTGCGCGTGTTGTTTGATCAATGTTGTGCCGTGGAGCGCGATCCTGCTGACCATGTTTTGGGTTGTCGCCCACATCATCAGTCAATTCAACTCGAATAA
- a CDS encoding cellulase family glycosylhydrolase has product MSQKQRSFRTRLAMIGGLVALLIAGQPAITKPTAAAAICEVTYTISNQWDTGFTANISVKNLGIGLNNWQVGWTFAGNQAITNLWNGVLTQTGAQVSVANPAWAASLPSNGTASFGFQASYTGSNAIPSAFTLNGVNCNGDQPSPIPTNTTIPSIPPATNTPIVPTNTPIATTTGTPRPTNTPTSIVPTVTSTPRPTNTPIPTTVNPTATSTPTGNNNNDDWLHTNGNQIVDSAGRPVWLTGVNWFGFNATERVFHGLWSANLTSMMQSISQRGLNIIRVPISTELILEWKAGVFKTPNVNTYANPELEGLTSLQIFDRFVVLSKQFGIKVMIDVHSAEADNSGHYAPLWYKGSITSEQFYQAWEWITDRYKNDDTVIAMDIKNEPHGTAHDNQASGQFAKWDNSTDINNWKYVCETASKRILAINPNVLVLCEGNEVYPKAGASYTSSNKNDYYFTWWGGNLRGVRDYPVNLGNNQDQLVYSPHDYGPLVFNQSWFYPGFNKETLYNDVWYPNWFFIHEENIAPLFIGEWGGFLDGGANEQWMKALRDFIKEHYLHHTFWVLNPNSGDTGGLLGYDWATWDEAKYALLKPTLWADRNGKFVSLDHQIPLGGTATGTTITQYYQQGNPAPSNP; this is encoded by the coding sequence ATGTCGCAGAAACAACGTTCGTTTCGCACACGCCTAGCCATGATCGGCGGATTGGTAGCGCTACTCATAGCTGGGCAACCCGCTATTACTAAGCCAACCGCTGCCGCCGCCATTTGCGAGGTCACTTACACAATCTCGAATCAGTGGGATACTGGCTTTACTGCCAATATTAGTGTTAAGAATCTTGGAATCGGTCTCAATAATTGGCAAGTTGGCTGGACATTCGCGGGTAATCAGGCAATTACTAATCTTTGGAATGGGGTGCTTACCCAAACTGGTGCTCAGGTCAGCGTCGCCAATCCAGCATGGGCCGCCAGTTTACCCAGCAATGGTACTGCAAGCTTTGGTTTCCAGGCTTCGTATACCGGTAGTAATGCGATTCCAAGTGCGTTTACCTTGAATGGCGTTAATTGCAACGGCGATCAGCCAAGCCCAATACCTACCAACACAACTATTCCTAGCATCCCACCAGCAACCAACACACCAATCGTTCCAACTAATACGCCAATTGCTACCACAACTGGAACGCCTCGCCCAACCAATACGCCAACCAGCATCGTTCCAACGGTCACCAGTACACCCCGACCAACCAATACCCCGATTCCAACCACGGTCAATCCAACGGCTACGAGTACTCCAACTGGCAATAACAATAATGATGATTGGCTGCACACCAATGGCAATCAAATTGTTGATAGCGCAGGCCGCCCAGTTTGGTTAACCGGAGTCAATTGGTTTGGCTTCAATGCGACTGAACGAGTGTTTCATGGCTTGTGGTCGGCCAATTTGACCAGCATGATGCAAAGCATTTCGCAACGTGGTTTGAATATTATTCGCGTACCAATCTCAACTGAGTTGATTTTGGAGTGGAAGGCAGGGGTTTTCAAAACACCAAATGTCAATACTTACGCCAATCCTGAATTAGAAGGCTTAACCTCGTTGCAAATATTCGATCGCTTTGTTGTGCTTTCAAAGCAATTTGGCATCAAGGTGATGATCGATGTGCATAGCGCTGAAGCCGATAATTCGGGACATTATGCTCCACTATGGTACAAAGGCTCGATCACCAGCGAGCAGTTTTATCAGGCTTGGGAGTGGATTACTGATCGTTACAAAAATGACGATACGGTGATCGCAATGGATATTAAGAACGAGCCACACGGCACAGCGCACGATAATCAAGCCAGTGGGCAATTTGCTAAATGGGATAACTCGACCGATATAAACAACTGGAAATATGTTTGTGAGACCGCCAGCAAACGGATTTTGGCGATTAACCCTAATGTCTTGGTGCTATGCGAGGGTAACGAGGTTTATCCAAAAGCAGGTGCAAGCTACACATCGAGCAACAAAAATGATTACTATTTTACCTGGTGGGGCGGAAATTTACGTGGGGTGCGCGATTATCCGGTCAATCTTGGCAACAACCAAGATCAATTGGTCTACTCACCACACGATTACGGCCCATTGGTCTTTAATCAATCATGGTTCTACCCTGGTTTTAACAAAGAAACGCTTTACAATGACGTTTGGTATCCTAACTGGTTCTTTATCCATGAAGAAAATATTGCGCCGTTGTTTATCGGCGAATGGGGTGGCTTTTTAGATGGTGGCGCAAACGAACAATGGATGAAAGCACTGCGTGATTTTATTAAGGAACATTATTTGCACCATACCTTCTGGGTGCTCAACCCCAATTCGGGCGATACTGGCGGCTTGCTCGGTTACGATTGGGCCACCTGGGATGAGGCCAAATATGCCTTGCTCAAGCCAACATTATGGGCCGATCGCAATGGTAAATTTGTCAGCCTCGATCATCAAATTCCGCTCGGTGGCACAGCAACTGGCACAACTATCACCCAATATTATCAGCAGGGCAACCCAGCCCCAAGCAATCCATAA
- a CDS encoding NAD(P)/FAD-dependent oxidoreductase: MANQTIVIGAGQAGLAAGYWLQQAKIPFQIIEAQASVGGSWPAYYDSLRLFSPARFSSLPGMAFPAPADSYPQRDAVVAYLQRYAEHFNLPVQTNTAISKIERQQAGFRLTSSTGQVFQASQIIAATGAFARPFIPELPNQAAFQGQILHSASYRNPADFVGKRVVVVGAGNSAIQIAIELAQVANVTLATRQPIRFQAQRIAGRDLHWWWWLTGFDRLALNTRVGRWIQQRTQGIVLDTGLYSRKINQNQPQRRAMFERFTETGLVWADGYHELVDIVLFATGYRPHLSYLRGINALDQTGLPLHRAGVSTTVEGLYYVGLEQQYNFASASLRGVGPDAARVVRQIQARIQQPAACCRWAVSR, translated from the coding sequence ATGGCTAATCAAACGATCGTGATTGGGGCTGGCCAGGCTGGTTTGGCGGCTGGCTATTGGCTGCAACAAGCTAAAATTCCATTTCAAATTATCGAGGCGCAGGCAAGTGTTGGTGGCTCGTGGCCCGCCTATTACGATAGCTTGCGCTTATTTTCGCCAGCGAGATTTTCAAGTTTGCCTGGCATGGCTTTTCCTGCGCCCGCTGATAGTTACCCTCAGCGCGATGCTGTTGTGGCCTATTTGCAACGCTATGCTGAACATTTTAATTTGCCAGTTCAAACCAATACCGCAATTAGCAAAATCGAACGTCAGCAAGCTGGCTTTCGCCTGACAAGTAGTACAGGGCAAGTATTTCAGGCCAGCCAAATTATTGCCGCAACCGGAGCTTTTGCGCGACCATTTATCCCCGAATTGCCCAATCAAGCTGCATTTCAAGGCCAGATTTTGCATAGTGCTAGCTATCGCAATCCAGCAGATTTTGTGGGCAAACGAGTTGTGGTGGTTGGCGCGGGCAATTCGGCGATTCAAATTGCGATTGAGCTAGCTCAAGTTGCCAATGTAACCCTTGCCACCCGCCAACCGATTCGCTTTCAAGCCCAACGAATTGCTGGTCGCGATCTGCATTGGTGGTGGTGGTTGACGGGCTTTGATCGCTTGGCGCTCAATACTCGGGTGGGGCGTTGGATTCAGCAACGCACTCAGGGAATTGTTCTCGATACTGGTCTGTACAGCAGAAAAATCAATCAAAACCAACCCCAACGTCGCGCCATGTTCGAGCGTTTTACTGAAACAGGCCTAGTTTGGGCGGATGGATACCATGAATTAGTTGACATAGTGTTGTTTGCAACTGGCTATCGACCGCATTTGAGCTATTTGCGAGGCATCAATGCACTTGATCAGACTGGCTTGCCCTTGCACCGGGCAGGCGTGAGCACCACAGTTGAAGGTTTGTATTACGTTGGTTTGGAGCAACAATATAATTTTGCTTCAGCTAGTTTGCGTGGAGTTGGGCCAGATGCTGCGCGAGTAGTGCGCCAGATTCAAGCTCGAATCCAGCAACCAGCAGCGTGTTGTCGTTGGGCGGTGAGCCGATGA
- a CDS encoding reprolysin-like metallopeptidase: protein MQTKRSLIAIGLALAIALLSVFAASSLTPSSAASSSDGLWQDVAEQRIQPKGQREIVPLVYRTVSLDLAGLSQRLDQAPLESAVGVQQSAFLLSLPLPSGQFRQFRVVESPIMEPALAAKFPELRTYLAQGYDDPEMVARLDLTPSGFHGLILAPEGRYFIDPYSRNDTGNYIVYDSRNFVADPAKLASKGKIDYVGETPITNPFPERYSIGETLRTYRLAMAATGEYTSFHGGTVNGAMAAIVTSVNRVNTVYERDISVRMVLVANNNLIVYTNGGTDPYTNDDGFEMLGENQSNLTSVIGSANYDIGHVFSTGGGGVAALGSVCVASVKAEGVTGSPAPVGDPFDIDYVAHEIGHQFAGNHTFNGTTQACGGGNREGPAAYEPGSGSTIMAYAGICGSENLQPNSDPYFHVKSLEEMSAFITTGAGASCGTTAATGNTPPTANAGADYTIPANTPFELTGSGNDVNGDSLTYNWEQYDLGSASPPNTDNGNRPIFRSFDSTTSTSRSFPRLVNILNNSTTIGESMATSNRTMNFRLTVRDNRAGGGGYGLDTARVTTVNTAGPFQVTAPNTAVTWAGFSSQSVTWSVANTNATPINCSNVNILFSSNGGTSFSPVLSNTPNDGSESITVPNVATTTGRIKVQCAGNVFFDIGNANFTVTASNATVTPTSDATATPTLTPTATATVTPSVTVTPSASMVYLPMAMK, encoded by the coding sequence ATGCAAACCAAACGTTCGTTGATCGCCATCGGGTTAGCACTCGCTATCGCCTTGCTGAGTGTGTTTGCGGCCAGTAGCCTCACACCATCCAGCGCGGCCTCATCATCAGATGGGTTGTGGCAAGATGTTGCTGAACAACGGATTCAGCCAAAAGGCCAGCGCGAGATTGTGCCGTTGGTCTATCGCACGGTCAGCCTTGATCTAGCAGGCTTGAGCCAGCGCCTTGATCAAGCGCCCTTGGAAAGCGCGGTGGGCGTGCAACAATCAGCATTTTTACTGAGCTTACCGCTGCCAAGTGGCCAATTTCGCCAATTTCGGGTGGTCGAATCGCCAATTATGGAGCCTGCGCTGGCAGCAAAGTTCCCTGAATTGCGCACCTACTTAGCCCAAGGCTACGACGACCCCGAAATGGTCGCGCGGCTTGATCTTACGCCAAGCGGCTTTCATGGCTTGATTTTGGCTCCAGAAGGACGCTATTTTATCGACCCCTACAGCCGCAACGATACGGGCAATTATATTGTGTATGATAGCCGTAATTTTGTGGCCGACCCCGCCAAACTCGCCAGCAAAGGCAAGATTGATTATGTTGGTGAAACTCCAATCACCAATCCATTCCCTGAGCGTTATAGCATTGGCGAAACCTTGCGCACCTATCGCCTCGCAATGGCTGCCACCGGCGAATACACCAGTTTTCATGGTGGCACGGTCAATGGAGCAATGGCGGCAATCGTCACCAGCGTCAACCGCGTTAACACCGTTTACGAACGCGATATCTCGGTACGCATGGTGTTGGTTGCCAACAATAACTTAATTGTCTATACCAATGGCGGCACCGACCCCTACACCAACGACGATGGTTTTGAGATGTTGGGTGAAAATCAATCCAACCTCACCAGCGTGATTGGCAGTGCCAATTATGATATTGGTCACGTTTTCAGCACTGGTGGCGGTGGGGTTGCGGCACTTGGCTCAGTTTGTGTCGCTAGTGTCAAAGCCGAAGGTGTGACTGGTTCACCAGCTCCAGTTGGCGATCCTTTTGACATTGATTATGTCGCCCACGAAATTGGCCACCAATTTGCAGGTAATCACACCTTCAACGGCACTACTCAAGCCTGTGGTGGCGGCAATCGCGAAGGCCCAGCGGCCTACGAACCAGGCAGTGGCTCAACGATTATGGCCTATGCAGGGATTTGTGGCTCGGAAAATCTGCAACCCAACAGCGATCCCTATTTCCATGTGAAGAGCTTGGAAGAAATGAGCGCCTTTATCACAACTGGTGCTGGCGCGAGCTGTGGCACCACGGCGGCCACTGGCAATACGCCACCAACCGCCAATGCTGGCGCAGATTACACAATTCCTGCCAATACGCCATTTGAATTAACTGGCAGCGGCAACGATGTGAACGGTGATAGCCTGACCTACAACTGGGAGCAATACGATTTAGGCTCAGCCTCGCCACCCAATACCGATAACGGCAATCGCCCAATTTTCCGTAGTTTCGATTCAACCACTTCGACCAGTCGCAGCTTCCCACGTTTGGTCAATATTTTGAACAACTCGACGACAATTGGCGAATCGATGGCGACAAGCAATCGCACCATGAATTTCCGCCTGACCGTGCGTGATAACCGGGCTGGTGGTGGTGGCTATGGTTTGGATACAGCGCGAGTTACGACCGTCAATACTGCTGGTCCCTTCCAAGTAACTGCACCCAATACCGCCGTAACGTGGGCAGGCTTCAGCAGCCAAAGCGTTACTTGGAGTGTAGCGAATACGAACGCTACCCCCATTAACTGTAGCAATGTGAATATTTTGTTCTCAAGCAATGGTGGTACGAGCTTTAGCCCAGTGCTGAGCAATACGCCTAATGATGGCAGCGAAAGCATCACCGTACCAAACGTTGCCACCACGACTGGTCGGATCAAAGTGCAATGTGCGGGGAATGTCTTCTTTGATATTGGCAACGCCAACTTCACGGTAACCGCCAGCAACGCAACGGTCACGCCAACCAGCGATGCCACGGCAACTCCAACGCTTACACCAACGGCAACCGCAACGGTTACCCCAAGCGTAACAGTTACTCCAAGTGCATCAATGGTCTACTTGCCAATGGCAATGAAGTAA
- a CDS encoding NAD(P)-binding domain-containing protein, with the protein MDFAQLPVAVIGSGPVGLAAAAHLLARNETPIIFEAGARVADSVQRWGHVRLFSAWEFNIDPLAEQLLVGAGWQAPHLAEFPTGAELVRDYLQPLAQLPQIQPHLKLNSKVVAVTRLGLDKLKNAGRATTPFVLTIETAGTTHQVYAKAVIDASGTYRSPNPLGAAGVSALGETAASGQIYYGIPAVLGNDRARYANRSVAVVGSGHSAFNALLDLAELAEQAPETIVTWIMRRGQVDAALYGGGANDQLVQRGLLGGRVEQLVASGRFNLVTGFRIDRITQINGKLDLHAGQQQLTGFDQVIATTGFRPDLSILSEIRLDLDTAVESPRVLAALIDPNEHSCGTVRPHGAEELQQPEPNFYIVGMKSYGRAPTFLMRTGYEQVRSVVAALVGDWQAAREVRLVLPETGVCKTQFGGEACCGTTPTRSEILLQL; encoded by the coding sequence ATGGATTTTGCGCAATTACCAGTGGCGGTGATCGGCTCGGGGCCGGTTGGTTTGGCAGCGGCAGCCCATTTGTTGGCGCGTAACGAAACTCCGATCATTTTCGAAGCTGGCGCACGGGTCGCCGATTCGGTGCAACGCTGGGGCCATGTGCGCTTATTTTCGGCTTGGGAATTTAATATCGATCCTTTGGCGGAGCAGCTTTTGGTTGGTGCAGGCTGGCAAGCTCCTCATTTAGCCGAATTTCCAACTGGCGCAGAATTGGTACGCGATTATTTGCAGCCTTTAGCACAATTGCCCCAAATACAGCCCCATTTAAAGCTCAACAGCAAAGTCGTGGCAGTTACCCGTTTGGGCTTGGATAAATTAAAGAATGCTGGCCGTGCAACCACGCCATTTGTGCTGACGATTGAAACTGCTGGTACAACCCATCAAGTCTATGCCAAAGCGGTGATTGATGCTTCGGGAACCTATCGTAGCCCCAATCCATTGGGTGCGGCAGGCGTGTCAGCTTTGGGCGAAACGGCAGCCAGCGGTCAAATTTACTATGGCATTCCCGCTGTGTTGGGCAACGATCGCGCTCGCTATGCCAATCGCTCGGTGGCGGTCGTCGGTAGCGGCCATTCAGCCTTTAATGCCTTGCTTGATTTAGCCGAATTGGCCGAGCAAGCTCCTGAAACCATCGTTACTTGGATTATGCGACGTGGACAGGTCGATGCAGCGTTATATGGCGGCGGAGCTAACGATCAATTGGTGCAACGAGGGCTTTTGGGTGGTCGGGTTGAGCAATTAGTGGCAAGTGGGCGCTTTAATCTGGTTACAGGCTTTCGCATCGATCGCATTACTCAAATCAATGGCAAACTCGATTTGCATGCTGGCCAGCAACAATTAACAGGCTTTGATCAAGTGATTGCAACCACAGGTTTTCGCCCAGATTTAAGCATACTCAGCGAAATTCGGTTAGATCTCGATACGGCGGTCGAAAGCCCGCGCGTTTTGGCTGCCTTGATTGATCCAAATGAGCATAGTTGTGGCACGGTGCGCCCACATGGTGCTGAAGAATTGCAGCAGCCCGAGCCAAATTTCTATATTGTGGGCATGAAAAGCTATGGGCGTGCCCCGACCTTTCTTATGCGCACAGGCTACGAGCAAGTACGCTCGGTCGTGGCAGCACTAGTTGGCGATTGGCAAGCGGCGCGTGAAGTGCGGTTGGTGCTACCAGAAACTGGGGTCTGCAAAACCCAGTTTGGCGGTGAGGCTTGTTGTGGCACAACTCCAACCCGTAGCGAGATTCTTTTGCAGTTGTAG
- a CDS encoding MFS transporter has product MRRSPFYGWWIVGTLGFTEMTSWGVIYYAFSVLLTPMQRELGWSQAHFTGGFSLALFISGIMALPVGRWLDQHGARGLMTFGSCWAAILVVAWANVQSLLAWYLIWAGLGLAMAAILYEPAFAVVATWFQQKRQHALTILTVGGGLASVVYVPLITRLLGTLNWREVLLWLAAILAVLTIPLHGLVLRGKPADLGLLPDGGSLAVATVTPNSTIRPSMSLGTAVRAGAFWWLALAFGLTTMATFTLGVHLISAIQTQGYAPEIQALAVALLGGSQIPSRIVIGSVGRHLPQVQLAWMLCLLQSLAFAIFLFVPNMTGLLLFACLFGAGSGALTPTRAALVADVFGTAQYASISGALALLTTTARALAPVLASLLVGLLHSYQPLFGLLLLMCLISAAAIYLIRGASNG; this is encoded by the coding sequence ATGCGGCGAAGCCCGTTTTATGGCTGGTGGATTGTCGGCACGCTGGGATTTACCGAGATGACTTCGTGGGGCGTAATTTACTACGCATTTAGCGTGCTTTTGACCCCGATGCAGCGTGAGTTGGGTTGGTCGCAAGCCCATTTTACCGGTGGATTTTCGCTGGCCTTGTTTATTTCGGGAATCATGGCTTTACCCGTTGGCCGCTGGCTTGATCAACATGGCGCACGCGGTTTGATGACGTTTGGCTCATGTTGGGCGGCGATTTTGGTGGTGGCTTGGGCCAATGTTCAATCGCTCTTGGCTTGGTATCTGATCTGGGCGGGCTTGGGATTGGCGATGGCGGCAATTTTGTATGAGCCAGCTTTTGCGGTGGTGGCAACTTGGTTTCAGCAAAAACGCCAACATGCCCTGACAATTTTGACGGTTGGGGGTGGCTTGGCCAGCGTCGTGTATGTGCCCTTGATCACGCGGTTGCTAGGCACGCTGAATTGGCGTGAAGTTTTGCTATGGCTGGCCGCAATTTTGGCAGTGCTAACGATTCCGTTGCATGGCTTGGTGTTGCGTGGTAAGCCCGCCGATTTGGGTTTATTGCCTGATGGCGGGTCGCTGGCAGTTGCAACAGTTACCCCAAATTCAACGATTCGGCCTTCGATGTCGTTGGGCACAGCAGTGCGAGCAGGCGCATTTTGGTGGTTGGCATTAGCCTTTGGTCTGACCACGATGGCAACATTCACCTTAGGCGTGCATTTGATTTCAGCGATTCAAACCCAAGGCTATGCTCCTGAGATTCAAGCCTTGGCCGTGGCGTTGCTGGGTGGTTCGCAAATTCCCAGCCGAATTGTGATTGGCAGTGTTGGGCGGCATTTGCCTCAGGTGCAATTGGCATGGATGTTGTGTTTGCTGCAAAGCCTCGCTTTTGCAATCTTCCTGTTTGTGCCAAATATGACAGGACTGCTGCTATTTGCCTGCTTGTTTGGGGCGGGGTCAGGCGCGTTGACCCCGACACGGGCGGCCTTGGTTGCCGATGTTTTTGGCACTGCCCAATATGCCAGTATCAGCGGGGCGTTGGCGTTATTGACCACAACCGCTCGGGCTTTGGCTCCGGTGTTGGCCAGCTTGTTGGTGGGATTGTTGCATAGCTATCAACCGCTGTTTGGCTTGTTATTACTGATGTGTTTGATCAGTGCAGCGGCGATTTATCTGATTCGAGGTGCAAGTAATGGCTAA
- a CDS encoding response regulator has translation MTKRILIAEDDTAIAMTLMIGLRSIPDVEVIRAYHGEEALNIWLHEPCDILLTDHHMREMSGLDLIRALRSQGATQPMLMITAYDSVKLQREAREAGATELIAKPFFIDQLIDKVSEKLLDVSVVNQA, from the coding sequence GTGACCAAACGCATTTTAATTGCCGAAGATGATACAGCGATTGCTATGACCCTAATGATTGGTCTGCGAAGTATCCCTGATGTTGAGGTAATCCGGGCCTATCATGGTGAAGAAGCCTTGAATATATGGCTGCACGAGCCGTGCGATATTCTTTTGACTGATCATCATATGCGTGAAATGTCTGGTTTGGATCTGATCCGAGCGCTGCGTTCGCAAGGCGCAACCCAACCCATGCTGATGATTACTGCTTACGATAGCGTAAAATTGCAACGTGAAGCGCGTGAGGCTGGAGCAACTGAATTGATTGCCAAGCCCTTTTTTATTGATCAATTGATTGACAAAGTTTCTGAGAAATTGCTTGATGTCTCGGTGGTTAATCAGGCCTAA